The region ACCTCATCTTGTCCCAGGAGTATGCTTGAGCATTCCCCTTCCATTAATAAACCCATAAGGTCCTCAATACACATGCTGTATCCCGTGGTCAGGCGCAGGCTCTTTAGTGTCCTTGCCAACAATCTGAAGATGCCCACCTACACCGgctcctgcacctgccaCAAGATCGAATACAATCTCACCCTTAATTCGCCCGATGATGCGCGGACTTCATTATGTCATTGTAAGAACTGCAAGGTGTGTACTTTTCATTCAATCTAAACATAACCAGACAGGCGTAGATCGGTGGTGTGATGTTGACTTATCTGCTCGGAGCACGTAGAAAGCATTCGGCACAAACTACGGTCCAACAGCCAAAGTCCCCAAGGATGCTCTCCAACTCGCCAAAGGTGAGACAAAAAAGCATGCAGCGGATTACAGGACAGGTATTGTTGTTCATCGGGAGTTTTGTGATACTTGTGGCAGTTTTATCTGTGAATATGGAGTATGCATCCATTCGCTTCCTTCCCACCTATATCTGCCGTTTCTTGATGAGAAGGGGTGACATTTCTATCTTGATTGTATGCTCATTTTTGGGGCAGGATCATGTGAAAGAACAGTTTCGGTATGTGGTCGTCGGCTCCTTGGACGACCCGGAGGCATTGTCGCCCAAGGGGGAGTTCTTCTGCCAGACTCGGGTGAGTTGGATGCCAGAGATACCTAGTAAGTTGTTTTCCCTTTAAGACAGGCGTTACGGTACTCACTTAGACGATTAGATGTATTTCATAAGCAGAAGATTAATGAATGAGTCTAATGTCCATTTAGCATGATGAAAATGTGCCAAAAAAATTGAGCGATCGTTTAATGTATAATAGTGGCATCAAA is a window of Aspergillus nidulans FGSC A4 chromosome VI DNA encoding:
- a CDS encoding GFA family protein (transcript_id=CADANIAT00009742), which encodes MLYPVVRRRLFSVLANNLKMPTYTGSCTCHKIEYNLTLNSPDDARTSLCHCKNCKKAFGTNYGPTAKVPKDALQLAKGSCERTVSVCGRRLLGRPGGIVAQGGVLLPDSGELDARDTYGIKSA